The following proteins are co-located in the Phyllostomus discolor isolate MPI-MPIP mPhyDis1 chromosome 1, mPhyDis1.pri.v3, whole genome shotgun sequence genome:
- the BBS4 gene encoding Bardet-Biedl syndrome 4 protein isoform X3: MAEERTVMRTQLPTSAESQNPQLKKALEFPILEKQNWLIHLHYIHKDYEACKAVIKEQLRETQGLCEYALYVQALIFRLEGNIQDSLELFQTCAVLSPQCADNLKQVARSLFLLGKHKAATEVYNEAAKLNQKDWEICHNLGVCYIYLKQFNKARDQLHHALHLNRHDLTYIMLGKIHLLEGNLDKAIEIYKKAVEFSPENTELLTTLGLLYLQLGIYQKAFEYLGNALTYDPTNYKAILAAGSMMQTHGDFDVALTKYRIVACAVPESPPLWNNIGMCFFGKKKYVAAISCLKRANYLAPFDWKILYNLGLVHLTMQQYASAFHFLSAAINFQPKMAELYMLLAVALTNLEDTENAKRAYAEAVHLDKCNPLVNLNYAVLLYNQGQKREALAQYQEMEKKVNLLKDSSSLEFDSEMVEVAQKLGAALHVGEALVWTKPAKDSRSQHRTTSASKAACFQQPLGSNQALGQAMSSAAAYRKLPSGEERPQMKNLSYT, encoded by the exons AGAACTCAGCTTCCCACATCTGCTGAATCTCAAAACCCCCAGCTAAAAAAAG CTCTAGAGTTTCCTATTTTGGAGAAGCAGAACTGGTTGATACATCTCCACTATATCCACAAGGATTATGAAGCATGCAAG gctGTTATCAAAGAACAGCTTCGGGAGACCCAGGGGTTGTGTGAATATGCTCTCTATGTCCAAG CACTGATATTTCGCCTGGAAGGAAATATCCAAGACTCCCTAGAACTCTTTCAGACGTGTGCTGTTCTCAGCCCTCAGTGTGCTGATAACCTCAAGCAGGTGGCCAGATCTCT atttcttttgggaaaacatAAAGCTGCCACTGAAGTATATAACGAAGCAGCTAAACTTAACCAGAAAGATTGG GAGATCTGTCATAACCTAGGAGTTTGCTACATTTATCTGAAACAGTTCAACAAG GCACGAGACCAGTTGCACCATGCCCTACATCTTAACAGGCATGATCTGACTTACATAATGCTGGGGAAGATTCACTTGCTGGAGGGAAACTTGGACAAAGCCATCGAAATTTACAAGAAAGCTGTGGA ATTCTCACCAGAAAATACAGAACTTCTCACAACTTTAGGATTACTGTACTTACAG CTTGGCATTTACCAGAAGGCATTTGAATACCTTGGAAATGCACTGACTTACGACCCTACCAACTACAAG GCCATTTTGGCAGCAGGCAGCATGATGCAGACCCATGGAGACTTTGATGTTGCCCTCACCAAATACAGAATTGTAGCTTGTGCTGTTCCAGAAAGTCCTCCACTCTGGAATAACATTGGAATGTGTTTCTTTGGCAAGAAGAAATACGTAGCA GCTATCAGCTGCCTGAAACGAGCCAACTACTTGGCACCCTTTGATTGGAAGATTCTCTATAATCTGGGCCTTGTGCACTTGACCATGCAGCAGTATGCGTCAGCTTTCCATTTTCTCAGTGCAGCCATCAACTTCCAGCCCAAGATGGCGGAGCTCTACATGCTCTTGGCTG tgGCTCTGACCAATCTCGAAGATACTGAGAATGCCAAGAGAGCCTACGCAGAAGCAGTCCATTTGGATAA GTGTAACCCTTTAGTGAACCTCAATTACGCTGTGTTGCTGTACAACCAGGGCCAGAAGAGGGAGGCCCTGGCCCAGTATCAGGAGATGGAGAAGAAAGTCAACCTACTCAAGGACAGCAGCTCTCTGGAATTTGACTCTGAG ATGGTGGAGGTGGCTCAGAAGTTGGGAGCTGCTCTCCATGTTGGGGAGGCACTGGTCTGGACTAAACCAGCTAAAGATTCCAGATCACAGCACCGGACCACTTCAGCCAGCAAAGCTGCCTGTTTCCAGCAGCCCCTGGGCTCTAATCAAGCTCTAGGACAGGCCATGTCTTCAGCAGCTGCATACAGGAAGCTCCCCTCAG
- the BBS4 gene encoding Bardet-Biedl syndrome 4 protein isoform X5 has translation MAEERTVMRTQLPTSAESQNPQLKKALEFPILEKQNWLIHLHYIHKDYEACKAVIKEQLRETQGLCEYALYVQALIFRLEGNIQDSLELFQTCAVLSPQCADNLKQVARSLFLLGKHKAATEVYNEAAKLNQKDWEICHNLGVCYIYLKQFNKARDQLHHALHLNRHDLTYIMLGKIHLLEGNLDKAIEIYKKAVEFSPENTELLTTLGLLYLQAILAAGSMMQTHGDFDVALTKYRIVACAVPESPPLWNNIGMCFFGKKKYVAAISCLKRANYLAPFDWKILYNLGLVHLTMQQYASAFHFLSAAINFQPKMAELYMLLAVALTNLEDTENAKRAYAEAVHLDKCNPLVNLNYAVLLYNQGQKREALAQYQEMEKKVNLLKDSSSLEFDSEMVEVAQKLGAALHVGEALVWTKPAKDSRSQHRTTSASKAACFQQPLGSNQALGQAMSSAAAYRKLPSERGEGREKEERNIDE, from the exons AGAACTCAGCTTCCCACATCTGCTGAATCTCAAAACCCCCAGCTAAAAAAAG CTCTAGAGTTTCCTATTTTGGAGAAGCAGAACTGGTTGATACATCTCCACTATATCCACAAGGATTATGAAGCATGCAAG gctGTTATCAAAGAACAGCTTCGGGAGACCCAGGGGTTGTGTGAATATGCTCTCTATGTCCAAG CACTGATATTTCGCCTGGAAGGAAATATCCAAGACTCCCTAGAACTCTTTCAGACGTGTGCTGTTCTCAGCCCTCAGTGTGCTGATAACCTCAAGCAGGTGGCCAGATCTCT atttcttttgggaaaacatAAAGCTGCCACTGAAGTATATAACGAAGCAGCTAAACTTAACCAGAAAGATTGG GAGATCTGTCATAACCTAGGAGTTTGCTACATTTATCTGAAACAGTTCAACAAG GCACGAGACCAGTTGCACCATGCCCTACATCTTAACAGGCATGATCTGACTTACATAATGCTGGGGAAGATTCACTTGCTGGAGGGAAACTTGGACAAAGCCATCGAAATTTACAAGAAAGCTGTGGA ATTCTCACCAGAAAATACAGAACTTCTCACAACTTTAGGATTACTGTACTTACAG GCCATTTTGGCAGCAGGCAGCATGATGCAGACCCATGGAGACTTTGATGTTGCCCTCACCAAATACAGAATTGTAGCTTGTGCTGTTCCAGAAAGTCCTCCACTCTGGAATAACATTGGAATGTGTTTCTTTGGCAAGAAGAAATACGTAGCA GCTATCAGCTGCCTGAAACGAGCCAACTACTTGGCACCCTTTGATTGGAAGATTCTCTATAATCTGGGCCTTGTGCACTTGACCATGCAGCAGTATGCGTCAGCTTTCCATTTTCTCAGTGCAGCCATCAACTTCCAGCCCAAGATGGCGGAGCTCTACATGCTCTTGGCTG tgGCTCTGACCAATCTCGAAGATACTGAGAATGCCAAGAGAGCCTACGCAGAAGCAGTCCATTTGGATAA GTGTAACCCTTTAGTGAACCTCAATTACGCTGTGTTGCTGTACAACCAGGGCCAGAAGAGGGAGGCCCTGGCCCAGTATCAGGAGATGGAGAAGAAAGTCAACCTACTCAAGGACAGCAGCTCTCTGGAATTTGACTCTGAG ATGGTGGAGGTGGCTCAGAAGTTGGGAGCTGCTCTCCATGTTGGGGAGGCACTGGTCTGGACTAAACCAGCTAAAGATTCCAGATCACAGCACCGGACCACTTCAGCCAGCAAAGCTGCCTGTTTCCAGCAGCCCCTGGGCTCTAATCAAGCTCTAGGACAGGCCATGTCTTCAGCAGCTGCATACAGGAAGCTCCCCTCAG
- the BBS4 gene encoding Bardet-Biedl syndrome 4 protein isoform X1 has product MAEERTVMRTQLPTSAESQNPQLKKALEFPILEKQNWLIHLHYIHKDYEACKAVIKEQLRETQGLCEYALYVQALIFRLEGNIQDSLELFQTCAVLSPQCADNLKQVARSLFLLGKHKAATEVYNEAAKLNQKDWEICHNLGVCYIYLKQFNKARDQLHHALHLNRHDLTYIMLGKIHLLEGNLDKAIEIYKKAVEFSPENTELLTTLGLLYLQLGIYQKAFEYLGNALTYDPTNYKAILAAGSMMQTHGDFDVALTKYRIVACAVPESPPLWNNIGMCFFGKKKYVAAISCLKRANYLAPFDWKILYNLGLVHLTMQQYASAFHFLSAAINFQPKMAELYMLLAVALTNLEDTENAKRAYAEAVHLDKCNPLVNLNYAVLLYNQGQKREALAQYQEMEKKVNLLKDSSSLEFDSEMVEVAQKLGAALHVGEALVWTKPAKDSRSQHRTTSASKAACFQQPLGSNQALGQAMSSAAAYRKLPSERGEGREKEERNIDE; this is encoded by the exons AGAACTCAGCTTCCCACATCTGCTGAATCTCAAAACCCCCAGCTAAAAAAAG CTCTAGAGTTTCCTATTTTGGAGAAGCAGAACTGGTTGATACATCTCCACTATATCCACAAGGATTATGAAGCATGCAAG gctGTTATCAAAGAACAGCTTCGGGAGACCCAGGGGTTGTGTGAATATGCTCTCTATGTCCAAG CACTGATATTTCGCCTGGAAGGAAATATCCAAGACTCCCTAGAACTCTTTCAGACGTGTGCTGTTCTCAGCCCTCAGTGTGCTGATAACCTCAAGCAGGTGGCCAGATCTCT atttcttttgggaaaacatAAAGCTGCCACTGAAGTATATAACGAAGCAGCTAAACTTAACCAGAAAGATTGG GAGATCTGTCATAACCTAGGAGTTTGCTACATTTATCTGAAACAGTTCAACAAG GCACGAGACCAGTTGCACCATGCCCTACATCTTAACAGGCATGATCTGACTTACATAATGCTGGGGAAGATTCACTTGCTGGAGGGAAACTTGGACAAAGCCATCGAAATTTACAAGAAAGCTGTGGA ATTCTCACCAGAAAATACAGAACTTCTCACAACTTTAGGATTACTGTACTTACAG CTTGGCATTTACCAGAAGGCATTTGAATACCTTGGAAATGCACTGACTTACGACCCTACCAACTACAAG GCCATTTTGGCAGCAGGCAGCATGATGCAGACCCATGGAGACTTTGATGTTGCCCTCACCAAATACAGAATTGTAGCTTGTGCTGTTCCAGAAAGTCCTCCACTCTGGAATAACATTGGAATGTGTTTCTTTGGCAAGAAGAAATACGTAGCA GCTATCAGCTGCCTGAAACGAGCCAACTACTTGGCACCCTTTGATTGGAAGATTCTCTATAATCTGGGCCTTGTGCACTTGACCATGCAGCAGTATGCGTCAGCTTTCCATTTTCTCAGTGCAGCCATCAACTTCCAGCCCAAGATGGCGGAGCTCTACATGCTCTTGGCTG tgGCTCTGACCAATCTCGAAGATACTGAGAATGCCAAGAGAGCCTACGCAGAAGCAGTCCATTTGGATAA GTGTAACCCTTTAGTGAACCTCAATTACGCTGTGTTGCTGTACAACCAGGGCCAGAAGAGGGAGGCCCTGGCCCAGTATCAGGAGATGGAGAAGAAAGTCAACCTACTCAAGGACAGCAGCTCTCTGGAATTTGACTCTGAG ATGGTGGAGGTGGCTCAGAAGTTGGGAGCTGCTCTCCATGTTGGGGAGGCACTGGTCTGGACTAAACCAGCTAAAGATTCCAGATCACAGCACCGGACCACTTCAGCCAGCAAAGCTGCCTGTTTCCAGCAGCCCCTGGGCTCTAATCAAGCTCTAGGACAGGCCATGTCTTCAGCAGCTGCATACAGGAAGCTCCCCTCAG
- the BBS4 gene encoding Bardet-Biedl syndrome 4 protein isoform X4: protein MHLDRGSYMPPTRDQIHSLALEFPILEKQNWLIHLHYIHKDYEACKAVIKEQLRETQGLCEYALYVQALIFRLEGNIQDSLELFQTCAVLSPQCADNLKQVARSLFLLGKHKAATEVYNEAAKLNQKDWEICHNLGVCYIYLKQFNKARDQLHHALHLNRHDLTYIMLGKIHLLEGNLDKAIEIYKKAVEFSPENTELLTTLGLLYLQLGIYQKAFEYLGNALTYDPTNYKAILAAGSMMQTHGDFDVALTKYRIVACAVPESPPLWNNIGMCFFGKKKYVAAISCLKRANYLAPFDWKILYNLGLVHLTMQQYASAFHFLSAAINFQPKMAELYMLLAVALTNLEDTENAKRAYAEAVHLDKCNPLVNLNYAVLLYNQGQKREALAQYQEMEKKVNLLKDSSSLEFDSEMVEVAQKLGAALHVGEALVWTKPAKDSRSQHRTTSASKAACFQQPLGSNQALGQAMSSAAAYRKLPSERGEGREKEERNIDE from the exons atgcaccTGGACCGGGGATCATACATgcccccgaccagggatcaaatccacagcctag CTCTAGAGTTTCCTATTTTGGAGAAGCAGAACTGGTTGATACATCTCCACTATATCCACAAGGATTATGAAGCATGCAAG gctGTTATCAAAGAACAGCTTCGGGAGACCCAGGGGTTGTGTGAATATGCTCTCTATGTCCAAG CACTGATATTTCGCCTGGAAGGAAATATCCAAGACTCCCTAGAACTCTTTCAGACGTGTGCTGTTCTCAGCCCTCAGTGTGCTGATAACCTCAAGCAGGTGGCCAGATCTCT atttcttttgggaaaacatAAAGCTGCCACTGAAGTATATAACGAAGCAGCTAAACTTAACCAGAAAGATTGG GAGATCTGTCATAACCTAGGAGTTTGCTACATTTATCTGAAACAGTTCAACAAG GCACGAGACCAGTTGCACCATGCCCTACATCTTAACAGGCATGATCTGACTTACATAATGCTGGGGAAGATTCACTTGCTGGAGGGAAACTTGGACAAAGCCATCGAAATTTACAAGAAAGCTGTGGA ATTCTCACCAGAAAATACAGAACTTCTCACAACTTTAGGATTACTGTACTTACAG CTTGGCATTTACCAGAAGGCATTTGAATACCTTGGAAATGCACTGACTTACGACCCTACCAACTACAAG GCCATTTTGGCAGCAGGCAGCATGATGCAGACCCATGGAGACTTTGATGTTGCCCTCACCAAATACAGAATTGTAGCTTGTGCTGTTCCAGAAAGTCCTCCACTCTGGAATAACATTGGAATGTGTTTCTTTGGCAAGAAGAAATACGTAGCA GCTATCAGCTGCCTGAAACGAGCCAACTACTTGGCACCCTTTGATTGGAAGATTCTCTATAATCTGGGCCTTGTGCACTTGACCATGCAGCAGTATGCGTCAGCTTTCCATTTTCTCAGTGCAGCCATCAACTTCCAGCCCAAGATGGCGGAGCTCTACATGCTCTTGGCTG tgGCTCTGACCAATCTCGAAGATACTGAGAATGCCAAGAGAGCCTACGCAGAAGCAGTCCATTTGGATAA GTGTAACCCTTTAGTGAACCTCAATTACGCTGTGTTGCTGTACAACCAGGGCCAGAAGAGGGAGGCCCTGGCCCAGTATCAGGAGATGGAGAAGAAAGTCAACCTACTCAAGGACAGCAGCTCTCTGGAATTTGACTCTGAG ATGGTGGAGGTGGCTCAGAAGTTGGGAGCTGCTCTCCATGTTGGGGAGGCACTGGTCTGGACTAAACCAGCTAAAGATTCCAGATCACAGCACCGGACCACTTCAGCCAGCAAAGCTGCCTGTTTCCAGCAGCCCCTGGGCTCTAATCAAGCTCTAGGACAGGCCATGTCTTCAGCAGCTGCATACAGGAAGCTCCCCTCAG
- the BBS4 gene encoding Bardet-Biedl syndrome 4 protein isoform X2 gives MAEERTVMRTQLPTSAESQNPQLKKALEFPILEKQNWLIHLHYIHKDYEACKAVIKEQLRETQGLCEYALYVQALIFRLEGNIQDSLELFQTCAVLSPQCADNLKQVARSLFLLGKHKAATEVYNEAAKLNQKDWEICHNLGVCYIYLKQFNKARDQLHHALHLNRHDLTYIMLGKIHLLEGNLDKAIEIYKKAVEFSPENTELLTTLGLLYLQLGIYQKAFEYLGNALTYDPTNYKAILAAGSMMQTHGDFDVALTKYRIVACAVPESPPLWNNIGMCFFGKKKYVAAISCLKRANYLAPFDWKILYNLGLVHLTMQQYASAFHFLSAAINFQPKMAELYMLLAVALTNLEDTENAKRAYAEAVHLDKCNPLVNLNYAVLLYNQGQKREALAQYQEMEKKVNLLKDSSSLEFDSEMVEVAQKLGAALHVGEALVWTKPAKDSRSQHRTTSASKAACFQQPLGSNQALGQAMSSAAAYRKLPSVGEERPQMKNLSYT, from the exons AGAACTCAGCTTCCCACATCTGCTGAATCTCAAAACCCCCAGCTAAAAAAAG CTCTAGAGTTTCCTATTTTGGAGAAGCAGAACTGGTTGATACATCTCCACTATATCCACAAGGATTATGAAGCATGCAAG gctGTTATCAAAGAACAGCTTCGGGAGACCCAGGGGTTGTGTGAATATGCTCTCTATGTCCAAG CACTGATATTTCGCCTGGAAGGAAATATCCAAGACTCCCTAGAACTCTTTCAGACGTGTGCTGTTCTCAGCCCTCAGTGTGCTGATAACCTCAAGCAGGTGGCCAGATCTCT atttcttttgggaaaacatAAAGCTGCCACTGAAGTATATAACGAAGCAGCTAAACTTAACCAGAAAGATTGG GAGATCTGTCATAACCTAGGAGTTTGCTACATTTATCTGAAACAGTTCAACAAG GCACGAGACCAGTTGCACCATGCCCTACATCTTAACAGGCATGATCTGACTTACATAATGCTGGGGAAGATTCACTTGCTGGAGGGAAACTTGGACAAAGCCATCGAAATTTACAAGAAAGCTGTGGA ATTCTCACCAGAAAATACAGAACTTCTCACAACTTTAGGATTACTGTACTTACAG CTTGGCATTTACCAGAAGGCATTTGAATACCTTGGAAATGCACTGACTTACGACCCTACCAACTACAAG GCCATTTTGGCAGCAGGCAGCATGATGCAGACCCATGGAGACTTTGATGTTGCCCTCACCAAATACAGAATTGTAGCTTGTGCTGTTCCAGAAAGTCCTCCACTCTGGAATAACATTGGAATGTGTTTCTTTGGCAAGAAGAAATACGTAGCA GCTATCAGCTGCCTGAAACGAGCCAACTACTTGGCACCCTTTGATTGGAAGATTCTCTATAATCTGGGCCTTGTGCACTTGACCATGCAGCAGTATGCGTCAGCTTTCCATTTTCTCAGTGCAGCCATCAACTTCCAGCCCAAGATGGCGGAGCTCTACATGCTCTTGGCTG tgGCTCTGACCAATCTCGAAGATACTGAGAATGCCAAGAGAGCCTACGCAGAAGCAGTCCATTTGGATAA GTGTAACCCTTTAGTGAACCTCAATTACGCTGTGTTGCTGTACAACCAGGGCCAGAAGAGGGAGGCCCTGGCCCAGTATCAGGAGATGGAGAAGAAAGTCAACCTACTCAAGGACAGCAGCTCTCTGGAATTTGACTCTGAG ATGGTGGAGGTGGCTCAGAAGTTGGGAGCTGCTCTCCATGTTGGGGAGGCACTGGTCTGGACTAAACCAGCTAAAGATTCCAGATCACAGCACCGGACCACTTCAGCCAGCAAAGCTGCCTGTTTCCAGCAGCCCCTGGGCTCTAATCAAGCTCTAGGACAGGCCATGTCTTCAGCAGCTGCATACAGGAAGCTCCCCTCAG